A genomic segment from Perognathus longimembris pacificus isolate PPM17 chromosome 15, ASM2315922v1, whole genome shotgun sequence encodes:
- the Rpl17 gene encoding 60S ribosomal protein L17, which translates to MVRYSLDPENPTKSCKSRGSNLRVHFKNTRETAQAIKGMHIRKATKYLKDVTLKKQCVPFRRYNGGVGRCAQAKQWGWTQGRWPKKSAEFLLHMLKNAESNAELKGLDVDSLVIEHIQVNKAPKMRRRTYRAHGRINPYMSSPCHIEMILTEKEQIVPKPEEEVAQKKKVSQKKLKKQKLMARE; encoded by the exons ATGGTTCGCTACTCCCTAGACccagaaaaccccacaaaat CATGCAAGTCACGAGGTTCGAATCTTCGTGTTCACTTTAAG AACACCAGAGAAACAGCCCAGGCCATCAAGGGTATGCATATCCGAAAAGCTACCAAATACCTGAAAGATGTCACTTTAAAGAAGCAATGTGTGCCCTTCCGGCGTTACAATGGTGGAGTTGGCAGGTGTGCCCAG gccAAACAGTGGGGTTGGACACAGGGTCGGTGGCCCAAAAAGAGTGCTGAATTTCTGCTGCACATGCTTAAGAATGCAGAGAGTAATGCTGAACTGAAG GGTTTAGATGTAGACTCCCTGGTCATTGAACACATCCAGGTGAACAAAGCACCCAAGATGCGCCGCCGAACTTACAGAGCCCATGGTAGGATTAACCCATACATGAGCTCCCCCTGCCACATTGAGATGATCCTCACTGAAAAGGAGCAGATTGTTCCTAAACCAGAAGAGGAAgttgcacaaaagaaaaag GTATCccagaagaaactgaagaaacaaaaacttaTGGCACGGGAATAA
- the C15H18orf32 gene encoding UPF0729 protein C18orf32 homolog has translation MVCIPCIVIPVLLWIFKKFLEPYLYPLVSPFVGRIWPKKAVQEASDKNKGSVGCKAADSNGLPTKGPTEISDKKKD, from the exons ATGGTGTGCATTCCTTGTATCGTCATTCCAGTTCTGCTCTGGATCTTCAAAAAATTCCTGGAACCATACTTGTACCCTCTGGTCTCCCCTTTTGTTGGCCGTATATGGCCTAAAAAAGCTGTGCAAGAAGCCAGCGATAAAAATAAAGGCTCAGTAGGCTGCAAG GCTGCAGACTCAAATGGATTACCAACAAAAGGACCAACAGAAAtctctgacaaaaagaaagactaa